The genome window gtgcttttcacccaaacattcgaagcagaatgtgtgcatatcgccctccgaaaggaaattttcacaaggagggggacatctagttctaaactccgccatactaactggtgagttttatagatttaattctgcttattttgtatttttgttatgcttgctgacacacacacgcgcacaatgcggtgaagaaaaagatctgaggaatgttgcgggctcactcctatttataacctgcaggtgcatcttaTCAGATCACGTctcctgaccgaggttatataagccaaaatttggggTGTTTGGtaaacacatgcttcacaaccggcaacacgaaaagatattcccatagcgttttcacgcagcatcgagtgtagcctttgaaagggaactccatatatattgaatgaaaagtctgaatatattgaatgaattctgaatatattgaatgaaactcaatatatattgaatggattctaaatatattaaatagattttgaatatattgaatggattctgaatatattgattgaaaacttgatatatattgaataaaaagtctgaatatattgattgAACCATGACGTCATCGAAACAGTGCCGTCTTTAGAAAGGACGAGTGAGTCAGCGAGAAACTTGGTTTCTGCGATTCTGagaaatgaagagatggtcAACACTTTAGTGAGTCCGTGTACGGGCCAAAGTGGTGCAGTAAGCCTCACTCAATATCAGATTTCCACATTTGAATATGTTTACACCCACCACGAGCTGTTATTACTTTTTCCTTTAATGTGTCACAGCTGCGTTTGGTTTTCCCAGTTGATTTGAGTTGTATTTTAGCCTAGCGTTTCATTGTGAAGTAGGCTGTTATGGTCAGTTTCTTTGTGGCTTGCTCTAATTAATTTTGCCCTTTGTGAATGTTCTTGGCTATGAGTTCGCCTTATGCCTAATTCTGTTGTTTGCACATCAACTGGACTCTTagcttgttgaaacacccatttcaggGGCATTTCCTATTTGCATTAGACAATGTggcctctttaagtattctgatggactcaaattgatccatgatccctgaaatgtgataaataggctcAACACTATAGTACGAGAAGCAttcccatatcatgatgcttatACCTctatgcttcactgtcttcacagtgtactgtggcttaaattcagtgtttgggggtcgCCAGACAAACTCTGTGGTCCctagacccaaaaagaacaatcttgcttacatcagtccacaaaatattgcaccatttctctttaggccagtcaatgtgttctttggcaaactgtaacctcttcagcacatgttttttttttttttcaacaatgggactttgcgggggcttcttgctgatagctttGCTTCACATAGCTGTCTTCTTTAGTActaacaggtaactttagatgttctttaagtcaattttgttattcttcaaTCCATTTAAATggtagttttccattttcttccacgtctttctggttttggtctccattttgaagcttaaaaatgatttggtattattttagcagagcagcctatcattttctgcacttctttgtatgttttcccatctctaatcaacttttgaatcaaagcaCGAACTCCACGctgctatttttttgaacagactaatatttgtttttcttcacttacattaaactaataatccatttagcagatttttcttcatgttgtgattcagagtAGTATGTGCAGGGTGttcaatgcatttatgtgatttaaattaaaagttattatatggatatggagctttactcacttttttcaacacactgctatcattttgaacaccactgtaaatCTATCGAGGTGTGGCAGACACAGCAAACAATAACTCttcttattttaaacttaacaatAAGTAAAATTTATAAGACAGAATAattgaaaaactattttaatgaaattaggTAATAATCTGAAAATGTTTTCTACATTTAATCCACGTAAAATGATGACTTGCCAAACAAGAGCTGTATTTTGCTATTGCTGCTTAAATGTACgcagttaattaaattaattacattaaaatatgtaaCCTTTGGTACATACACGTTATTTATCACAAAAAGccattataatattaaacataaattataatGCCCTGTAAAggactggcaccctgttcagggtgtaccctgcctcgtgccctaagcctcctggaccCCAGGTAGGCTTCAGGTcgccgcaaccctgaatacaggataaagcggaatagaaggtgagtgagtgagagagataaATTACAATAgctatgtaaaaataattagattCGTCTCAATAAGAAACATAAATACAGACatgtatattaaaacatatacagaTCATGTAACATCAATaatattgattaaataaaataatttaattcttcTTGATCCATCAGTGCTGCTACACGTCACACCCCTGTTTTAGTACCTGGAaagatgcaaataaaaaaaaattgtaaccaAAATTTAGTGTTTCACTGTAAATCAATGATTTATGTCTTCAGAATATtttgattgtatttttatttatgaatcaTGAGAAAATAATGTCTTACTTGACAAAGCCAGGTCGATTTTGTGTGATGATGCTAGATATCCAAGACTGGTACTGGGACACCAGGGTGTACACACCAGGTTTGCTGGCACAGCCCTCACCCCAACTGGTGATACCAGCCTGAATCCAGGCTGCACCCAGCTTAGCCACCAAGGGACCTCCAGAATCGCCCTTTACAATGAAACAAATATCATTATAGTTGTTGATAATGCATTTAGGTAGTATTATTTagacatttattcatattttatctgTGTGTACCTGGCAGGTATCCTTGCCTCCTTGTAGATTACCAGCACAGATCATGTATGGGGTAATGGATCCATGTCCCAGTTGAAAATCACACAGACTTTTGTCGACAATGGGCACCATGGCCTCCTGAAGCACACCTGGAGCTGGCAGTTGCACTACAACACAAAGAAATACAAGCATCTTTTGAAATAACCATAAATTAGAACTCTGTTTATACCCACAGTAAAGGTTCCTGAAGAGCAATCATACATAAGCTTTCAGCCTTGCCTAGTGAGGAGCTTTGTGCGTGAACAGATAAAGTAATGCCTGGCAGCTGTTTTAAAATAGCTGTAGTTACCTCACACTAATTGCTGTCTTTTGTTTCTGTGATTAGAAACCAAACCTTGAGCACCTCCACTTATCCTGAAACATGTATATGATGTTGCAAATAAAACACCTCTTTGGTTGAAATTTGCCTAATATTTTTGCCTAAATATATTATGGTTGGTGTAGTTAATTCCATAATACACAGagatctatgtgtgtgtgtgtgtgtgtgtgtgtgtgtgtgtgtcagtgggtTCGTGTATGTATTTTACCTCCACTAGCTGTGTTTCCCCAGCCTGTAATCCAGCAGTTGATGCCAGCTGAAAATGTGCTGCCTTGCCCGGCCAGACACACTGGAGTGATGTAGCTGTTGAAGGGTACTGAGGAGTTCAGAAGG of Clarias gariepinus isolate MV-2021 ecotype Netherlands chromosome 6, CGAR_prim_01v2, whole genome shotgun sequence contains these proteins:
- the LOC128526970 gene encoding serine protease 27-like; protein product: MLRFQFVFFVLVLYLKGSFSQLNVCGQAPFNSRIVGGQNATAGAWPWQVSLQSPAYGGHFCGGSLINDKYILTAAHCVNSISMSGLTVYLGKQTLSGSNPNQIVRGVTKVVIHPQFNSATLNNDIALLLLNSSVPFNSYITPVCLAGQGSTFSAGINCWITGWGNTASGVQLPAPGVLQEAMVPIVDKSLCDFQLGHGSITPYMICAGNLQGGKDTCQGDSGGPLVAKLGAAWIQAGITSWGEGCASKPGVYTLVSQYQSWISSIITQNRPGFVKY